One window of Rhizobium leguminosarum genomic DNA carries:
- a CDS encoding IS110 family transposase — protein MTASYEYHIGVDYHKSYSHLVVQDSSGKTLRSGRVKNDRQSLGGFLERYRENSHAVVEATRNWMVMYDWLDDICDDVVLAHPLKVKAIADAKIKTDKIDATVLAHLLRADLVPEAWAPSERSRDLRVALRERMFYVRLRTMTKNRIVTVFDRYPEQTAQLKKLGDLFGKAGRVELAQVNVSEIDRIQIDRGLAFIGDIDMRIKQSEATIRAMTKANANVKLLKTIPGIGEFFARLIDAEIDDISRFRHSKKLAAYAGLVPSTYSSGGKTFHGKIIKQGNKWLRWAFVEAVAPAIASDPQLRAQYEHLKIKGINKARVAIARKLLTIAFQILRDQRAYEPRGTATMEGASTISRLS, from the coding sequence ATGACTGCCTCTTATGAATACCATATCGGGGTCGACTACCACAAATCCTACAGCCACCTGGTGGTTCAGGACAGCAGCGGCAAGACGCTGAGATCCGGCCGGGTGAAGAACGACCGACAGTCGCTGGGCGGGTTTCTCGAACGCTATCGGGAGAACTCGCATGCGGTTGTCGAGGCGACGCGCAACTGGATGGTGATGTACGACTGGCTCGACGACATTTGTGATGATGTCGTTCTCGCCCATCCGCTGAAGGTCAAAGCGATCGCCGACGCCAAGATCAAGACCGACAAGATCGACGCGACGGTGCTGGCACATCTGCTCAGAGCCGATCTGGTACCCGAAGCCTGGGCGCCAAGCGAGAGATCGCGGGACCTTCGCGTCGCGCTACGCGAACGGATGTTTTACGTGCGGCTGCGCACGATGACGAAGAACCGCATCGTCACGGTGTTCGACCGCTATCCGGAGCAGACGGCGCAATTGAAGAAGCTTGGCGACCTGTTTGGCAAGGCCGGCCGCGTCGAGCTGGCGCAGGTCAACGTCTCGGAGATCGACCGCATCCAGATCGATCGCGGTCTCGCCTTCATCGGCGACATCGACATGCGGATCAAACAGTCGGAAGCGACGATCCGGGCGATGACCAAGGCCAATGCCAACGTCAAGCTGTTGAAGACGATCCCCGGCATCGGCGAGTTCTTCGCCCGGCTGATCGATGCGGAGATCGACGACATATCGCGGTTCCGCCACTCGAAGAAGCTTGCCGCCTATGCCGGGCTTGTGCCGTCGACCTATTCCTCCGGCGGCAAGACCTTCCACGGCAAGATCATCAAGCAGGGCAACAAGTGGCTGCGCTGGGCCTTTGTCGAAGCCGTCGCTCCTGCCATCGCCAGCGATCCACAGCTGCGCGCCCAATACGAGCATCTGAAGATCAAAGGAATAAACAAGGCGCGGGTTGCCATCGCGCGCAAGCTTCTGACGATCGCCTTCCAGATCCTGCGTGATCAGCGCGCCTACGAGCCGCGCGGCACCGCCACCATGGAAGGCGCGTCGACGATATCCCGGTTGTCCTGA
- a CDS encoding LysR family transcriptional regulator encodes MARKNFNELLLFLAVAEERSFTKAAAKLGVAQSTLSYAVKEPEARMGLRLLTRTTRSVATTEAGERLRQSLAPRISEIEADIAALMAYRDKPAGTVKITLSNHAMESVVWPKLAPVLGEYPDIKLELSVDNSFRNIVEDGFDAGVRLGESLEKDMVAVRIGPDWRLVAVASPDYFKSRPVPTTPQELMQHNCINRRLDRIGGLYAWEFEKNSEEVRVRVEGQLTFNADREMVAAALQGYGIAFVPESYVETHIAERRLQLFLDDWTPKFAGYYLYYPSRRQNLPAFSVIVDALRERNL; translated from the coding sequence GTGGCACGCAAGAATTTCAATGAATTGTTGCTCTTCCTGGCGGTCGCGGAGGAGCGCAGCTTCACCAAGGCCGCAGCGAAACTGGGGGTCGCGCAATCGACCCTCAGTTACGCCGTCAAGGAACCCGAAGCGCGCATGGGGCTGCGGCTTCTCACGCGCACGACGCGGAGTGTGGCGACGACAGAGGCCGGAGAGCGTCTCCGGCAATCCCTTGCACCACGCATTTCCGAAATCGAGGCGGATATCGCGGCATTGATGGCCTATCGCGACAAACCGGCCGGCACCGTCAAGATCACCCTTTCAAACCACGCGATGGAAAGCGTGGTATGGCCGAAGCTCGCCCCCGTCCTCGGCGAATATCCGGATATCAAGCTGGAACTCAGCGTCGACAACAGCTTCCGCAACATCGTCGAAGACGGCTTCGATGCCGGTGTGCGTCTCGGCGAGAGCCTGGAGAAGGACATGGTCGCGGTGCGGATCGGGCCGGACTGGCGGCTGGTGGCCGTCGCGTCCCCGGATTATTTCAAGAGCAGACCCGTGCCGACGACGCCGCAAGAGCTGATGCAGCACAACTGCATCAACAGGCGTCTCGACAGGATCGGCGGCCTCTACGCCTGGGAGTTCGAAAAGAACAGCGAGGAGGTCCGGGTGAGGGTGGAAGGCCAGCTCACCTTCAACGCCGATCGCGAAATGGTCGCCGCAGCCCTCCAAGGCTACGGCATCGCCTTCGTTCCGGAAAGCTACGTCGAAACGCACATTGCCGAACGGCGCCTGCAACTCTTCCTCGACGACTGGACCCCCAAATTCGCCGGCTACTACCTCTATTACCCCAGCCGCCGCCAGAACCTCCCGGCCTTCTCAGTCATTGTGGATGCGCTTCGAGAGAGAAATCTCTGA
- a CDS encoding GFA family protein → MKRIEMEVSGGCQCGAVRYHATAMLDNSHLCHCRMCQKASGNIFAALVAAPDDALTWTRGKPGIWKSSELVERGFCANCGTPLFFHHLENGRTNLMIGSLDDPHAFPPHANTCTENMVAWFDTITDIENTGATETNGVDWATAIKQSNNQHPDHDTSSWAVRGRDG, encoded by the coding sequence ATGAAACGCATCGAGATGGAGGTGAGCGGCGGCTGCCAGTGCGGTGCCGTGCGCTATCACGCAACCGCTATGCTCGACAATTCGCATCTCTGCCATTGCCGCATGTGCCAGAAAGCCTCGGGCAACATCTTTGCCGCGCTCGTCGCCGCGCCCGATGATGCGCTCACCTGGACACGCGGCAAGCCTGGCATCTGGAAGAGCTCGGAGCTTGTCGAGCGCGGCTTCTGCGCCAATTGTGGCACGCCATTGTTTTTCCACCACCTCGAAAACGGTCGCACTAACCTGATGATCGGCTCGCTCGACGATCCGCACGCCTTCCCGCCGCATGCCAATACCTGCACCGAAAACATGGTGGCATGGTTCGATACGATCACGGACATAGAAAATACCGGCGCGACCGAAACCAACGGCGTCGACTGGGCCACGGCAATCAAGCAGAGCAACAACCAGCACCCCGATCACGATACCAGCTCATGGGCGGTGAGGGGGCGTGACGGCTGA
- a CDS encoding transposase, which translates to MSDSLQAVDWDDLVERLGSAEELEASAREAGALLRKRQVGGAADLLRLCFAYVLGGFSLRTLAAWADQRGLASMSDVAMLKRLKASADWVGYLVSELLAERCPEAFAGMRSDLRLMAVDATVVAPPGPKRAYWMVHTVFDLSRLKLCSVEVTDRREAERLSRGVKAGELRIADRAHAKATDLATVVKAGADFLVRAPSSYPRLLDGDGHLLDRLALCREAGDKGVLDRSVRIQDGKSKIEVAARVVILPLPPEAAAKARRAARRLAAKARYKPSDAGIEMAGYLVLLTSLAADDWPPERLASTYRLRWQIELAFKRMKSLIGLESLRAKDADLARLWINIALLAALLAEDDLPALDPEAPDSLPLAA; encoded by the coding sequence ATGAGCGATTCGTTACAAGCAGTGGATTGGGACGACCTAGTGGAACGGCTAGGCTCGGCGGAAGAGCTGGAGGCGAGCGCACGCGAGGCCGGGGCGCTGCTTCGCAAACGGCAGGTGGGCGGCGCGGCCGACCTGCTGCGATTGTGTTTCGCCTATGTGCTTGGTGGTTTTTCGCTTCGAACCTTGGCGGCCTGGGCCGATCAGCGGGGGCTCGCGTCGATGTCCGACGTGGCTATGCTTAAGCGTCTGAAGGCCAGCGCCGATTGGGTGGGCTATCTGGTTTCGGAGTTGCTTGCCGAGCGCTGCCCCGAAGCCTTCGCCGGTATGCGTAGTGACCTGCGGCTGATGGCGGTTGACGCCACGGTCGTTGCACCGCCTGGGCCTAAGCGGGCCTACTGGATGGTGCATACGGTGTTCGACCTTTCACGGCTGAAGCTCTGTTCGGTTGAAGTCACCGATCGTCGTGAAGCCGAACGGCTGTCGCGCGGCGTCAAGGCCGGCGAGCTTCGGATCGCCGACCGTGCCCATGCCAAGGCGACCGATCTGGCTACAGTGGTCAAGGCTGGGGCTGATTTTCTGGTCCGCGCCCCTTCCAGCTATCCGCGCTTGCTGGATGGCGACGGCCACCTGCTGGATCGCTTGGCGCTCTGCCGCGAAGCGGGCGACAAGGGTGTGCTTGATCGGTCCGTGAGGATCCAGGACGGCAAGTCCAAGATCGAGGTGGCGGCACGGGTGGTGATCTTACCTTTACCGCCTGAGGCCGCCGCAAAAGCCAGGCGAGCGGCACGCCGGTTGGCGGCCAAGGCGCGATACAAGCCTAGCGATGCCGGCATCGAGATGGCCGGCTACCTGGTGCTGCTGACTTCGCTCGCAGCCGACGACTGGCCGCCGGAGCGGCTCGCCTCGACCTATCGGCTGCGATGGCAGATCGAACTGGCCTTCAAACGCATGAAGTCGTTGATCGGTTTGGAAAGCCTGCGCGCCAAGGACGCTGACCTGGCCCGCTTGTGGATCAACATCGCCTTGCTCGCCGCGCTGCTGGCCGAAGACGACCTGCCGGCCCTCGATCCCGAGGCGCCGGACTCTCTCCCCCTGGCGGCTTGA
- a CDS encoding DUF1214 domain-containing protein has protein sequence MSKDYIALRSDTYTGFALIRSTPKSGSAEDVAKAVAYGKRVKLYPLSEAHKPPETRFVDVIDTVFDATIPYSVEYFKALDRVVQTEPWLQRDRAMIDMLKSLGIEKGKDFAPDAPTTDALATGAREAKAWLEYKREAGFPIYFEGAHWVVPGTPEVVEGQSDNFAKNDVYPIDARALTYSMGYVGIKHLGAGQFYLFSMRDKDGKPLDGAQAYRLTVPAKAPAKQYWSATVYDNVTHALIRDVDRFSRASNTPGIKTNADGSVDIYFGPTAPTVGENNWIPTKAGASFEVLFRLYGPEKALFNKTWILPDVSSSQ, from the coding sequence GTGTCCAAGGATTACATTGCGCTCCGCTCCGACACCTACACTGGTTTTGCTCTCATCCGCTCGACACCCAAGTCTGGCAGCGCTGAGGATGTGGCAAAGGCCGTCGCCTACGGCAAGCGCGTGAAGCTCTATCCGCTGTCGGAAGCACACAAGCCACCGGAAACCAGGTTCGTGGACGTCATCGACACGGTATTCGACGCGACCATTCCCTACAGCGTCGAGTATTTTAAAGCGCTCGACCGCGTCGTCCAGACCGAGCCATGGCTACAGCGGGATCGCGCCATGATCGATATGCTCAAGTCGCTCGGCATTGAAAAGGGCAAGGACTTTGCGCCTGACGCGCCGACCACCGACGCCCTTGCTACCGGTGCTCGCGAGGCGAAGGCTTGGCTGGAGTACAAACGTGAGGCCGGATTCCCGATCTACTTCGAGGGAGCACATTGGGTCGTTCCTGGTACTCCGGAGGTTGTCGAAGGGCAGTCAGACAATTTTGCCAAGAACGACGTTTATCCGATAGACGCCCGAGCGCTGACCTATTCGATGGGCTATGTCGGCATCAAGCACCTTGGGGCCGGGCAATTCTATCTGTTCAGCATGAGAGACAAGGACGGAAAGCCACTGGATGGCGCGCAGGCATACCGCTTGACCGTCCCTGCCAAGGCCCCGGCAAAGCAATACTGGTCGGCAACGGTATATGACAATGTCACGCACGCCTTGATCCGCGATGTCGACCGCTTCAGCAGGGCATCAAACACTCCCGGCATCAAGACGAATGCCGATGGCTCCGTCGACATCTACTTCGGGCCTACCGCCCCAACCGTCGGTGAGAACAATTGGATACCCACGAAGGCGGGGGCGAGCTTCGAAGTGCTGTTCAGGCTTTACGGACCTGAGAAGGCGCTGTTCAACAAAACCTGGATTCTTCCTGACGTTTCGTCATCCCAGTGA
- a CDS encoding IS4 family transposase: MNEDMGAGEAGWLADEIISSGLPDKRLARRMHRLLDQMTSAPGHPIPAACGDWAATKAAYRFFDNPRVTEHGVLAGHFAATVRRCADSEGPILIVQDTTEFTYSRTRLGKIGFTKTINAGAYKAGRSYPVTLCGMLMHSSLALTLEGTPLGLTAAKFWTRTKYKGTWTLKRHINPTRVPIETKESYRWLENLRQSMALIGTPERCVHVADRESDIYELFCLAQDLGTRFLVRVQTNRLAAEPPGCEPKPGSHRVFAQLSAEPWVGCHCVKIGQHETARLHVKFATIETLPPKGKRKRYAPQLLTYIHALEIDPPADRAPIDWKLVTNLPVEDITAAIEKLEWYALRWKVEVFHKVMKSGCGAEKARLETADRLAKFLALIAVVSWRIFFLTMSAREKPEAEPETVLTPAEIATLDSIDAARPTPRILRRTLASYLLQIAMLGGYLARKHDPPPGNMVVWRGLTRLNDIAFGISIGTRRQCG, encoded by the coding sequence ATGAACGAGGATATGGGAGCTGGCGAAGCGGGCTGGCTTGCCGATGAGATCATTTCATCAGGTCTGCCAGACAAACGCCTGGCGCGCCGGATGCACCGACTTCTTGACCAGATGACGTCAGCACCTGGTCACCCTATCCCGGCGGCGTGTGGCGACTGGGCTGCGACGAAAGCGGCCTACCGGTTCTTTGACAATCCACGGGTTACAGAGCACGGCGTGCTGGCTGGCCATTTCGCTGCGACCGTCAGGCGCTGCGCAGACAGTGAAGGTCCGATCCTGATCGTGCAGGACACCACAGAGTTCACTTACAGCCGTACGCGGCTGGGCAAGATCGGCTTCACCAAGACCATTAACGCCGGGGCTTATAAGGCAGGGCGATCCTACCCGGTAACGTTGTGTGGAATGTTGATGCATTCGAGCCTGGCGTTAACTCTGGAAGGCACGCCGCTTGGGCTGACTGCAGCGAAATTCTGGACGCGTACGAAGTACAAGGGAACCTGGACGCTCAAGCGCCATATCAATCCCACACGCGTTCCGATCGAGACGAAGGAAAGCTATCGTTGGCTGGAGAACCTGCGCCAGTCAATGGCGCTGATCGGAACACCGGAACGCTGTGTGCATGTGGCCGACCGCGAGAGCGATATCTACGAACTGTTCTGCCTCGCGCAGGATCTCGGCACGCGCTTTCTGGTGCGGGTGCAGACCAACCGATTGGCGGCCGAGCCGCCCGGCTGCGAGCCGAAACCGGGATCGCATCGGGTCTTCGCCCAGCTCTCGGCAGAGCCTTGGGTAGGATGTCATTGTGTCAAGATCGGCCAGCACGAAACCGCGCGCCTGCATGTGAAATTTGCCACCATCGAAACCCTACCGCCCAAAGGCAAGCGGAAGCGCTACGCACCCCAGCTTCTCACCTACATCCATGCTCTTGAGATCGATCCGCCGGCGGACCGTGCGCCGATCGACTGGAAGCTGGTGACCAATCTGCCTGTCGAGGATATCACCGCCGCCATCGAGAAACTTGAATGGTACGCCTTGCGCTGGAAAGTCGAGGTCTTTCATAAGGTGATGAAATCCGGCTGCGGCGCCGAAAAGGCAAGGCTCGAGACCGCAGATCGATTGGCGAAGTTCCTCGCCCTCATTGCGGTGGTCAGTTGGCGGATATTTTTCCTCACCATGTCTGCACGGGAAAAGCCCGAGGCGGAGCCGGAGACAGTTCTTACCCCGGCTGAAATCGCGACACTCGACAGCATCGATGCAGCGCGCCCTACGCCGCGCATCCTGCGCAGGACCCTTGCCTCCTATTTGCTACAGATCGCCATGCTCGGTGGCTACCTCGCTCGCAAGCACGATCCTCCTCCCGGCAACATGGTCGTATGGAGAGGGCTGACCCGCCTCAATGACATCGCATTTGGCATCTCCATCGGAACGCGCCGACAATGTGGGTAA
- a CDS encoding DUF1254 domain-containing protein, with amino-acid sequence MRWTVCITAAALAFSSSQFAFSMDDITKSSLERRAVEATIWSMPAVNTELMRQAFLRAGGQDNQIALWSRLPSWKNQTLTPNPDTVYLIPFFNTKEVGPMVLEVPPADGGSITANIDNVWQVALEDAGPSGADKGKGGKYLILPPGYQGKVSTFDYPHCRRVPMEMPNAMSLRRVSPLHTTMLPGGGSCLRAR; translated from the coding sequence ATGAGATGGACTGTATGCATTACAGCAGCCGCTCTCGCGTTTAGCAGCTCTCAATTTGCCTTTTCCATGGACGATATCACCAAGAGTAGCCTCGAACGCCGTGCCGTCGAGGCGACGATTTGGAGCATGCCCGCCGTCAATACCGAATTGATGCGACAGGCCTTCCTCAGAGCCGGGGGCCAGGATAATCAGATTGCCTTGTGGTCGCGCCTTCCATCCTGGAAGAACCAGACGCTGACACCCAATCCGGACACGGTCTACCTGATCCCCTTCTTCAACACGAAGGAAGTCGGGCCGATGGTGCTGGAGGTTCCGCCTGCCGATGGCGGATCAATAACCGCCAATATCGACAACGTCTGGCAGGTCGCTCTGGAAGACGCCGGGCCTTCGGGTGCAGACAAAGGCAAGGGCGGAAAATACCTCATTTTGCCTCCTGGTTACCAAGGCAAAGTGTCCACTTTCGATTACCCACATTGTCGGCGCGTTCCGATGGAGATGCCAAATGCGATGTCATTGAGGCGGGTCAGCCCTCTCCATACGACCATGTTGCCGGGAGGAGGATCGTGCTTGCGAGCGAGGTAG
- a CDS encoding pyridoxamine 5'-phosphate oxidase family protein has product MIDAIYSITLTPSVAVSRCIGRKPRVRILPVTLRAIHEDEAMDDVQSKRMILEFLRKHSLAVIATSHRNGTPEAAAIDFSVRDNLEIVFDTFEHTRKFINLSERSSVALVVGWDDSISVQYEGDAMKVSASDIAGYQEAHLKSVPVEREFVEKGAVIFRVSPRWIRYSDFTREPPEVIEVHF; this is encoded by the coding sequence ATGATCGATGCCATTTATTCGATCACCTTGACACCCTCCGTTGCTGTGTCACGCTGCATCGGAAGGAAACCGCGTGTTCGCATCCTGCCGGTAACTCTCCGAGCCATCCACGAGGATGAAGCGATGGACGACGTTCAATCCAAACGAATGATCCTCGAATTCCTGAGGAAGCACTCGTTGGCTGTGATCGCGACATCTCATCGCAATGGCACGCCTGAAGCCGCGGCCATCGACTTTTCAGTCCGCGACAACCTCGAAATCGTGTTCGATACCTTTGAACACACTCGCAAATTTATAAATCTTTCGGAGCGGAGCAGCGTCGCACTCGTCGTCGGCTGGGACGACAGTATTTCGGTTCAGTATGAGGGCGATGCGATGAAGGTTTCTGCTTCCGATATTGCGGGATACCAGGAAGCCCATCTTAAAAGCGTTCCAGTTGAGAGAGAATTTGTCGAGAAGGGTGCTGTGATTTTCAGGGTTAGTCCTCGTTGGATACGATATTCAGATTTTACTAGAGAACCTCCAGAGGTTATCGAGGTTCACTTCTGA
- a CDS encoding slr1659 superfamily regulator, producing MEISDENFRVWAEQNEVYFDGVFRLAGPDAYAPIYSLISGLLHGGHKQVTFNLTGLEFLNSSGINLLAKLTIEARKMDDLLLVVKGTHQYPWQAKSLPNLKKLHPLLDLRLA from the coding sequence ATGGAAATCAGCGACGAAAACTTCCGCGTATGGGCGGAACAAAACGAAGTGTATTTCGATGGGGTATTCCGGCTGGCCGGACCGGACGCCTATGCGCCCATCTACTCACTGATATCTGGCCTGCTCCACGGCGGGCACAAACAAGTGACCTTCAATCTGACCGGTCTCGAGTTCCTCAATTCCTCCGGCATAAATCTCCTGGCCAAGTTGACCATTGAAGCCAGAAAGATGGACGACCTGCTGCTCGTCGTCAAAGGCACTCACCAATACCCTTGGCAAGCGAAGTCCCTGCCCAACTTAAAAAAGTTACACCCCCTTCTCGATTTGCGTTTGGCTTGA
- a CDS encoding slr1658 superfamily regulator produces MRPTVYGVESLAGISLDSGTRLTLTDGPLQLGWKHSGMTSDFIAEVMALRYSGSRKGYMQAHHDIGYLSNELIENAVKFRQPGEILIEAGIFDGSFLIRVQNTIDGVTSARFQQLLHRLQSRDPGELLLEQIETNAISTASGSGLGLLTLLSDYDAKMAWAFEENEGERIILTTTAAVAMPPSSNP; encoded by the coding sequence ATGAGGCCAACGGTATACGGCGTCGAATCTTTGGCCGGCATAAGTCTGGATTCGGGCACTCGCCTGACCTTAACGGATGGCCCCCTTCAGCTTGGATGGAAGCACTCGGGAATGACCTCGGACTTCATAGCGGAAGTCATGGCTCTGCGGTATTCGGGCTCCAGGAAGGGCTACATGCAGGCGCATCATGACATCGGATACCTCAGCAACGAACTGATCGAAAACGCCGTGAAGTTTCGACAGCCTGGTGAGATCCTTATTGAAGCCGGCATATTCGACGGATCGTTTTTGATAAGGGTGCAGAACACGATCGATGGCGTGACATCCGCTCGCTTTCAGCAACTATTGCATCGCCTCCAATCGAGGGACCCAGGAGAACTTCTTCTTGAGCAAATCGAAACCAACGCCATATCGACAGCAAGCGGTTCAGGCTTGGGGCTACTCACGCTCCTGAGCGATTACGACGCAAAAATGGCATGGGCATTCGAAGAGAATGAAGGTGAGCGTATCATACTGACGACGACTGCAGCCGTGGCGATGCCGCCCTCCTCCAATCCGTGA
- a CDS encoding SpoIIE family protein phosphatase, with protein sequence MDVRSPKTPAGIGFRAKFILVVGGAVLFDLLVSGGLALWNVQRLSRDATLEVGQGLEAASQEYIRTYADSTAAQVSLLLRQVHSDVSTLAGVLQAQIDDPARNSDVGAAIARTSPPSVSLSYDQQGKWSQNAPGSLSVVSVWGYLLGQDQKPRPDVENDIRTSAVLDLVAPSLLRHGASKLQMYYIGSKERPIFRTAPYTDQAQTFDRLYPGHNEANFWDFFFPGLYESWQGWAKDMKTRPVADDITQTAPYTDAITGKLIVSFFHPLWTVDRKDVAGTAGADITLDQLAQTVENVKVAQSGFGFLAMSDGNVVAINSTGEKTLGLRAASGASGTGVTGLERSLKGSSQPAIAKLALDREQGIQHLLLQQDGNEIPYIVIVKKLPATNLWSSGPVRQEAMSLGVVVPEREIDASLYAAQAKISDATNRIVLYQILAILMSLLIVTIAVFAASKRITSGISALAGAAKRIQAKDYSVRVAIRSKDEVGEAGEAFNRMAEEISYHTENLEQLVEERTAQIEDAKEEISTLNAQLQRENRRLGTELAVAERMQLMVLPLDQELEEFQALEIAAYMRPAEEVGGDYYDVLKNGGRLKIGIGDVTGHGLESGVLMLMVQSVARALQEAGNTDAVEFLTNLNSALFKNIVRTKIDKHLTLAFLDYDGKEMILSGQHEEVVVVRANGEVERIDTMDLGIPIGLEADISAFIKTREIAFEKGDFILLHTDGVTEAENDAGELFGMERLCREAVRLKDLSAEKIVAEIVATLMHFIGSQKIYDDITLLAVRHR encoded by the coding sequence ATGGACGTGAGATCACCGAAGACACCGGCAGGAATAGGCTTTCGGGCAAAATTCATCCTGGTCGTCGGCGGAGCTGTGCTCTTCGACTTGCTGGTCAGCGGCGGGCTGGCGCTTTGGAACGTTCAAAGGCTGTCGCGTGACGCAACCCTCGAGGTCGGCCAGGGTCTTGAAGCGGCAAGCCAGGAATACATCCGCACCTATGCTGACTCGACCGCGGCACAGGTGAGTTTGCTGCTGCGGCAGGTTCATAGCGACGTCAGTACGCTCGCAGGCGTGCTCCAGGCGCAGATCGACGATCCCGCGCGCAATTCGGACGTCGGCGCTGCCATCGCCCGCACATCTCCCCCCAGCGTCAGCCTTTCCTACGATCAGCAGGGCAAGTGGTCCCAGAACGCTCCCGGCTCGCTCTCGGTGGTGAGCGTCTGGGGTTACTTGCTCGGACAAGACCAGAAGCCAAGACCCGACGTCGAGAATGATATCCGCACGAGCGCGGTTCTGGATCTTGTTGCGCCGAGCCTGCTGCGGCACGGTGCCTCGAAGCTGCAGATGTATTATATCGGCTCGAAAGAACGGCCGATCTTCCGAACGGCGCCCTATACCGATCAGGCCCAGACCTTCGACCGGCTTTATCCGGGCCACAACGAGGCGAATTTCTGGGACTTCTTTTTCCCGGGACTTTACGAGTCCTGGCAGGGCTGGGCCAAGGATATGAAGACGCGGCCGGTCGCTGATGATATCACCCAGACAGCGCCCTATACGGATGCCATCACCGGAAAGCTGATCGTCAGTTTCTTTCATCCGCTATGGACAGTCGACAGAAAGGATGTCGCCGGGACGGCCGGCGCCGATATCACACTCGACCAGCTGGCGCAGACGGTTGAAAATGTCAAAGTGGCGCAATCCGGCTTTGGGTTTCTGGCAATGTCCGACGGCAATGTCGTCGCGATCAACAGCACGGGCGAAAAAACCCTCGGCCTGCGTGCCGCCAGCGGTGCGAGCGGAACCGGCGTGACCGGCCTGGAGCGCTCTCTGAAGGGAAGCTCCCAGCCCGCGATCGCCAAACTGGCCCTGGACCGCGAACAGGGCATCCAACATCTGCTGTTGCAGCAGGACGGCAACGAGATCCCCTATATCGTTATCGTCAAGAAACTGCCTGCCACCAATCTCTGGTCCAGTGGCCCGGTTCGGCAGGAGGCGATGTCGCTGGGAGTGGTTGTGCCGGAGCGAGAAATCGATGCCTCGCTCTATGCCGCCCAGGCCAAAATTTCCGACGCGACGAACCGGATCGTGCTCTACCAAATTCTGGCGATCTTGATGTCACTGCTGATTGTGACGATCGCGGTATTTGCGGCCTCGAAACGAATAACCAGCGGAATCAGCGCGCTTGCAGGTGCCGCCAAGCGGATCCAAGCGAAGGATTATTCGGTCAGGGTGGCCATACGAAGCAAGGATGAGGTCGGCGAAGCCGGCGAAGCATTCAATCGGATGGCCGAAGAGATCAGCTATCACACGGAAAATCTCGAGCAACTCGTCGAAGAGCGAACCGCGCAAATCGAAGATGCAAAGGAAGAGATTTCGACGCTGAACGCACAACTTCAGCGAGAAAATCGACGTCTTGGAACGGAGCTCGCCGTCGCCGAGAGGATGCAGCTCATGGTGCTTCCGCTGGATCAGGAGCTTGAGGAGTTTCAGGCCCTGGAGATCGCAGCCTATATGAGACCGGCGGAAGAAGTCGGCGGCGATTATTACGACGTATTGAAGAACGGAGGGCGGTTGAAGATCGGCATCGGCGACGTTACCGGACACGGGCTGGAAAGCGGCGTGTTGATGTTGATGGTTCAGTCCGTCGCCCGCGCCCTGCAGGAAGCCGGAAACACCGATGCAGTTGAATTTCTCACCAACCTGAACAGCGCCTTGTTTAAAAATATAGTCAGGACGAAAATCGATAAGCACCTCACGCTGGCGTTTCTTGACTACGACGGAAAAGAGATGATCCTGTCGGGACAACACGAGGAAGTTGTCGTCGTGCGGGCGAACGGCGAGGTCGAGCGTATAGACACCATGGATCTGGGTATTCCGATCGGGCTGGAAGCCGATATCTCCGCCTTCATCAAAACCCGTGAAATAGCGTTCGAAAAAGGCGACTTCATCCTCCTGCATACGGACGGCGTAACCGAAGCCGAAAATGATGCCGGAGAACTGTTTGGCATGGAACGCCTGTGCCGCGAAGCAGTTCGCTTGAAGGATCTGAGCGCCGAGAAAATCGTTGCCGAAATTGTCGCGACACTCATGCACTTTATCGGATCGCAGAAGATTTACGACGACATCACGCTGCTCGCAGTGCGGCACAGGTGA